gaatctatactTTTTGTTTATAATCCTAAACTTTGTCTACTTTtaggaagaaaagtaatgagTTTTGATCAATTaagcgaggagaaggaggaggaggtaataatGAAGAATAATTAAGACGTGAAAGCATAACAACATTAATTTCCGGCGAAAGGGAAAGTAAtaccaataatgataataattatgacgatggtgataataataataataataataatgataataataataataataataataataataataataataataataataataataataacaataataataatagcaaggaaGCTGGAAtggtaataagaaaagaagataacagagaaaaagaaggaagaaataaggaactgacataaataaataacaaaagaagaaaaaagtaacttAGAAAGGAAGACCTAACAGaccaaacgaaagaaaatgggataaaaagaaaatgagaaaacacacacacacacacacacacacactactacatATTGCACCTTCACTTTTCTTATAtactcccacacacacctgttcactaacccccccctccttcaccccctcctccagGCCCTAGTGCGCCCGGTCACACTGGGGTCGCTGGAGGGAGACACGAGCCGCCCCAGGAAGGTAGCGGCGCCTTGTCACGTGTCGGAGTCCCAAAGCAGCGACCACAGTAGGAATTATCGTGGGAACCTTCCTCACCTGCTGGGTTCCCTTTTTTCTGTGTCAACATCGCCGCCGCATTCTGCCACGAGTGTATCCCCGAGGTGGTGTTcaaggtgcgtgtgtgtgtgtgtgtgtgtgtgtgtgtgtgtgtgtgtgtgtgtgtgtacgtgtgatCATTTTAGTACAATTGTCTGGATACAGTTTCCGTCTTACTTTAAATGattattcaacacacacacacacacacacacacacacacacacacacacacacacacacacacacacacaccaagaaacaaactaacgcacacacacttcccaactttttaccttttctctttACGTAAGTCCTTCCATTATGAATACTACTCCCCttgatctctcctcctcctcctcctcctccttctcctcctcctcctcctttctcctcctcctctctcctcctcctcctcctcctcctcctcctcctcctcctcctaatagtcTCTCCCTGCAGTTTccatcacctttccttcctttccccgtatctctttcctttttcctgtctcCCAACTAATTCCTTGTTCTTACTTCCTCCAggctcctctctccttttttccctccttcctctcactttttgtctctccctcgccctcattctctccccttctctctttcccgcGCTTTTACCTGGCTCTGATAAACCCCCCGTATCACCTTTCCCTCAGTATatttcctcacctcctcttcctttcccttccttctcttccttcccttccagattttcacttttctttttttcattgtttccccACCTCCTTTCGTTCCTTgccctatttttcttcccattcttttccttttgtttctttcccttcctatctttcttcccttccaggTTTTCGCTTTTTCGTTTCTATACAATCGCATCTTTCTTTCCGTACCTTCTCTCATATTCGgaaccttttattatttatttgctattccatcttctttctttcctttttctttccttctttctcttctacattctaacattttcttctcacgtctctctttctttttttatccattttttttctcccccctctATTTTAcgcacctctcttcctctcacctttttactttgcctttttttttttcgtcgtttcCTCAGTTATctgtacttctcttcctctaatcTCTTTAACTcccctttttatgtttttatgttctttccctttttttctgtttctctttcacctttttGCCTTTCGTGTGTCATGAATGTTCTTTGTACTTctgttcttctattttttcatccacttttcctttactttttctcccCACGCCTGCAGTTCTCGgtagtcctcttcctctcatctttttatctaccttatttacctttctcctttctctcgaGTTCTGTGTACTTCATTTCCTCTAACCTTTTTAaaatccaccttttttttttttaccctttctccctccacttATTATCTTCGTTATTctcatcttctcatcttttcatcTACCCCTTTAAttttcctactttccctcctGTTTTCTGCACTTCATGTCCTCCCCTTATCTTTTTTacctacccttccttccctccctggtcTTGTAACGTCTTCCTTGGGTACTTCATGGAAACACTGAGAAATATAAGGGTTAAGTAAATTCATTGCGAGAGGTCCTCCATGGGAATCGAGCCCTTGAGAAGAAAGTACAGTGCTTCAGACAACGAGACCACTACGATAGCCAGGACTCTTCATCATATTGTGGTCTGTGGTTCCAGTGACTGCATTCTTTCCTCTCAGATAAGTAGGAGGGAGAGTTGTGTAAAGGAAGGGGTATTAGTGGAAGATacgtggtttgtttgtttgcttgtttgcttgtttgttttttctctcagattctcacttctcttcttcatttattcacccttcctctttctttaatttctcttcattcACCACTCGcggcttcttttcttctcgtacGCTCTCAAGTCTTCTCTTCaccctcacctttttttttttttctttcacttgcactctcacctttcctcttcactcacgcactcgtttcttctcttcacttacTTCTCgtttcttcgtctcttccttcactcatatgttcaccttccttctcttcactcatACATTCAGCTATCATTTCCCAAAATTTCACACTAACATCTCTTCCACTCGcattcatctttctttactCACACATTCACCTCCTCTTCACACGCGTTCGTCTCTCCTCTAATTTACTCACACTCACCTGTTCGTTGACGCACCTCTCTTTACTAACATCCActtctctcgtcttctttcACATCACCAGCCTCTCTTTTTAATCCCTTCTCTTACCTTAACTCCCTTCCCACACACTGACTCACCTCTTCACTCACTCAACACAATCTCTTTTATAATCACCTTTCTTAACCCTTTGGCTATCATTtgatacatctttccttaattactaatcactctgagacgtatttacttgttttacagccacatccaatctttaaactgggtaaaaattacaaaatatctCCTTTTTCATCCCTAAGTTATTAGTATTTGCCTATAAAAAaatcatgcattgcttctggttcTGTTAGTTGtctcgtatcgcagtgaaagggttaactaaTTTTTTCACTGCCACTCCCTCACCTGTTCCTCTCTTGCAGACCCTCACGTGGTTCGGCTACACCAATTCCTCCTTCAACCCCATCATCTACTCCATCTTCAATCCAAGAGTTTCGTGACGCCTTCAAGAGGATTCTCACATCCCGCTGCCGCCCCTGCCCtgactattgctgctgctgctgctgcctaaATGATCCTGCAGACGTCCCCTACTTCTCGTCCAGGCCCGCCCTGCTCCTGCTCCCCCTGCTGTGGCGCCTCCTCGTCATCTTTCCTCGTCGTCCTGCTGCTGTCCCCCTGCTTAagttagagtgtgtgtgtgcgtgtgtgtgtgtgtgtgtgtgtgtgtgtgtgtgtgtgtgtgtgtgtgtgtgtgtgtgtgtgtgtcgccggaGGTAAAAGTGTAGATCCCAAGTCTCTctaatgatctctctctctctctctctctctctctctctctctctctctctctctctctctctctctctctctctctctctctctctctctctctccctcttcctctctctctctctctctctctctctctctctctctctctctctctctctctctctctcgcagttgAAAGAAGCACTAAAGGGGAAAACAcgtaatgaagaaagaaattgagGGTATTTTTGTTAACGAGAAACgaacaaaaaggaaagctgtctttgaagagagagagagagagaattataaaccGTAGGAAAAAACACCTCTGTCGTCTGTACACGCacgcgcatgtgtgtgtatgtgtgtgtgtgtgtgtgtatgtgtgtgttggataCACATCAAATGTCGCACAGGTGTTTTTCCTGCAATATTCTACTCAGGTAAGACATCACTACATGCCTTCCAGAGctcttatccttcaatttttgactaccgctttggaccctttttatgggactggcacttcagtgggcattttttttttatcggatttttgttgcccttggtcagtgtccctcctacataaaaaaaataaataaataaataaatgaaaatataaaaggcGTGAGTAATTCTCGAGTTGGAGGGACGGTGCCTCTGTCTCCTCACACTGTTCACGCTTCCGCTGCTGGGTGCTGCCCTCAGCCGGATGGTGCCTGTGGTGCTGTGCCTTTTCCAGGGTTTGCGTTGTGGCTGCAGGTGTCTTCCCCacccttcctgctcttcctgtaTCGCTCCCCTCTGGTCCTAGACGAGAGGGTCAGCAGAGAGCCCTTCCATGCCGGTTGTTTCCAGAGATGACAAggctcctcccccttctcctccaccatgcCACTCCTTCGCTCGTTTGagttctctctccatcctcgcCGCGGACGATATGTTTCTTTGGTGGTTGTGTCCCGACTCCTTATTGTGAACTCTGACCTACCCTCTTTAGGGGTCTAGGCATCCACTTTGGGGTCAGGGCAGACCATAAGGGGATCGGGTCATCTTTTAAAAGATCAGTTCCATCATTTAGGGGATCAGAGGCACCCCTACCCCTCATGTAACCCCTGGGTATCTTGAAAAGCATCCCTTTATCCACCAAGGGTTTGGATGCACTAACGACCCTTATTGGTGTAGTAGGGAATCTACCGCTCAGGCCTCAGGGGTTAGCGGCACACCTTAAAAGCTTCGGTGCCTCTTGCCCCTTGGTACCCTGTTATGGGCAGGGGACCCCCTGTGGGAATCCCCTTCCAAGTTACAGTACATTGCTATCAACGCTACTCCTATAACGCGGTGTATTATGATCAGCACTATTTACTTAGTCGAACACATtaattcctttattcattcgATTTATCTTAATTAGTTCATTACCACCACATCATGCACATCCCCTGGAGGCACACacatctctctgtcttcctccctttacctccTTTACAGGTATTCATACAACCATGAAATCGCAGTGCATTGTTTAATGCTTCTCAGCTGTGCAAACATTGTTATTTATCTCATAAGCTCATTACCAACACATTGTGCACATTTCTAAAGACACTTACacccttctattttccttcctttatttactttctttatttgtacAACCATTACAATACAGTGCAACATATTATTTGCCTTTCCATATTTACCTTGATTATCTCATTACCTCCACCCCGTGCACACTTCCCTGCAGGCACCCACACCCCTCTACCTCCCTTTCGTCCCTTCACAGGCCTCGCAGCAGCCGGCCGGGCCCCAGCGGCGTGGTGGTGGCCGCTAAGGGGCAGGCAGTGTCCCGCCACGTGGAGGCCTCAAGACACAACCACCAGAACGGCTCCTCCACCGCCCTCACTGAATACACCGTCCTGGAGACCGCCACGCCAAAGTTCTCGCACGACCGCTCCAGGGCCTCGTCAGGGGAGCGCTGCCTCATCCTGGAGCAGATCTCAGCCATCTGAACGCCGCCGCGAGGAAGGCAACGTGGTGactcatgttcctcctcctcggggCGTTAACAACCAGGGCTGCGCGTGCTGGCGTGTCTCGTTGTCTCGTGATGGCGGAGCAAGATGAGGCTTCTgaggggctgtgtgtgtgtgtgtgtgtgtgtgtgtgtgtgtgtgtgtgtgtgtgtgtgtgcagcgagGCTCGTGGTAAATGTGTCCCATGCCCCGGTGCTTCCTCTCACCAGGAGCGTCTCTGTGTCCCTCAGTTACCGCGTGCATCTGCCACGCCCGCGAGATGCACGCTGCCCCTCACGCCGTACCGGGACGCGGTAAAGCATCACCTAATGCGAGAAATGTAATTACCTGTTAATTCCACGAGTATGCTGCGCTGTGCCGCCGGCAGGTGAGGGCCGCGTACCGCTCTCTGCCCCGCTCTCACACTCCGCGGCGCTCATAACGGTGCACGCTGAAGAAATGTTGCAGGAAACACGACGAAGCGAGGGCGAGGACAGAGGGGAAAAAGATTAAGTTACATATAATTTCAGCACTAACGACGTGATGGACAGAAGTAATTGATTTCAAGGCGCTTCAGAAACTGGGTAATATGGTAATAGAGAACGATGCCCTGTGCTCCCCTGctccaccctccttccccccagGACAGGTGGTGCTGAGTGGTGCGCTCCAGACCAGGTGTGAGCTGGCGGACTGAACAGGTGTGCGGACCAAGGTTAAAGAGGCCAGTATTCTTCtcaggtgtgtgttggagggtGTAATGGTCATGGCTGTtgtcccatgtgtgtgtgtgtgtgtgtgtgtgtgtgtgtgtgtgtgtgtgtgtgtgtgtgtgtgtgtgtgtgtgtgtgtgtgtgtgtgtgcacacttCCATACGTCCGCAAGCTGAGACAAGATTTTACTgatcttttacacacacacacacacacacacacacacacacacacacacacacacacacacacacacacacacacacacacacacacacacacacacacacacacacacacacacacacacacacacacacattacatacaTTACATATACAAACTTGCTATATATGGTGCGcacgcgcgcgtgcacacacacacacacacacacacacacacacacacacacacacacgttcaagtACGACACTAATTAACACCTGCTCAAGTCCCATTTCACCTGGCGACTCTCAGACCAGCTTAATTAAATCATCTGCCGAGAAGCTCGCAGGTGTGGCCTCACCTGAATCACCTGCCGATGAAAACCcagcaaggaaaacacaaaactaTTCTTTCAAACCTCGTGTCATCATCTGATCATTTCACacgatttttttcattaatctcaGAAAACGTCCtgaaaaatcacgttttttttcttttttcttttttttctccaaatgCACGAAGCCCTTCAGAAGCGTAGCCCAATAAGACGTAAGCTGATTGGCTGTCATATATGGCCCATGTGGCCTGATTGGTGGAACATGATCAGCCCACCTTCTTGCCAgagtgtgatgatgatgaacacaagatgatgagggtgatggtgatgatagtgactcCTCATGATGGTGACACAGTGAAGTGAACTCTTAAGGAAGAAAGACTGGAAAAGAACAACACTCAAGGCTTCGTATCAAGGAAAAAGACAACAAGGTGTctggaagagacagacagaaaaatagacGTTCAATGTTATTTTTCCAATTGAAATAGACAAGATTACACAATAAGGTGAATATTAAAAAGAGAAGTCTTACGGTTGGGTGTTTTGGAAAGACATTGAGTGTTGTGTGTAGAAGAGACAAAGGTACATAATTAGATGTTTGAGAAGAAAgtggtatagagagagaaacaaaaaaaaaaaaaaatcctcacaaTGAAGTGTTTTCATATGGGAGATAAAGACAAACAGCTTCACATTACATTAAGAGAGACAgatcaagaaaacaaataatgaagtGCATAGAAGATTAAAGAATGaagtaacacaaaaaaaagaggtaaagtGGTgtctaaaaaaaagataaacgaagaaaaataccaTGAAGTGTTAAGAAAATATCGAATGAAGCAACACATCActtagaaaacgaaaaaaaaaataaaatggagtgttttaaaaaagagacaatagaattaaataaaaaagaaaagaaagagctgCAATGAGGAAGCAACACATCAAATACacattctttattcattccattATGTAGTCAAATTTACATAAACACGTGGAAATGCAACCCCGTTGGTAATGATGATTCTTGGCcagtgtgttgtgctgtgctgtgctgtgttgtgtgttggtTGTGTTCGTGTTGGTGCCGCGAAACTAGtcagtgatgatggtgttggttgtcttggcggcggtgatggcagtagtgacggtggtaatagtgatgatgatggtggtgatggatgatGACTATGATGGTGCTTCTGTAGTGATTGCATATAGGGAGTTTCAGGCTAATtatcgtggtgtgtgtgtgtgtgtgtgtgtgtgtgtgtgtgtgtgtgtgtgtgtgtgtgtgtgtgtgtgtgtgtgtgtaaagcaaaCAATCCACATGCTAGTCAAgatgaatataaacaaaaaaggacattttccaaagacaaaagaaacacagaaaatcaAACGCTGCGTTAAAGTTGTGTATTTGCgatgacaaacacaaacacacaaaaaaagtagcAAAATTGTGTACCAAATGAATGTTATGATGAAGAAATATTTAGTGGTGATAATTGTGTTCATGTCAATACGGCAACTTGAGTCATCACAAAGCAGGATCATAAAGCTGAAAACACACATTTACCACATAGTCATTACCTATTAGTCAGTCAGGCCTACTGTACATACACCTCTAGATGAAGATAAAGATAGGCCTCTTTGATCTTCATATATTTCTTGAGGTCATCAAGAAATATTGTTGATGTATACGTCAATGGGTCTTTTTCtgtattactattacaactactactactactgttcctactactacttctactactaatactactgttacaactactactactattcctactactatactactactactaccactactactactactgttactcctactactcctactactaccaccgctactgctgctgctattactttGACTtatactatgactactactgctgctacaactactactgctatgactactactgctgctacaactactactgcaactgttgctactactactactactactaccaccactggttgctgctactaccaccaccaccgtcactataACCACTGATgttactatttctattactcTCAGTTCTCCTGCTATttctatgtactactactactactactactactactactactactactacttctactattactgctactacaaccaccatcaccattaccacaacaacaacaacaacaacaacaacaacaacaacaactactactactactactactactactactactactactactactactactactactactactactactgatactaatactactactactactgccactactactgctgctgctgctgctgctgctgctgctgctgctgctgctgttactactactactactactactactactactactactactactactactactactactactactattaatactactactactatcattatactactacaacaactactaccactactactactactgctattgctactactactactactactactactactactactactactactactactattacagctactactatactactattattactactacaactactactaccactactactgctactgctattacaactactactacaactactgctattacaacaacaacaactactactactactactactactactactactactacagcaccACTACACCAGTCCTGGCGGCAGTGGTGTGAGGCTCAAAGTAAAGATAGTCACAGTGTAAAGTTCTGTTAATGTTCCCTACCTTTCTTGGGCATGATGGGCCTGCGGAGGTGAACAAGTGCAATGACACACCCCGACTCTCCGTTCACACTAACTTGGCGAATAAACCACGCCCACATCCACCAGTAACCAATCAAATATATCCTCCACTCAACAGGACGCCAATCACACGGCGGCAGGGTAAGGAGACGTGGCTTATTAATGCGTTATCCAATGGCGTGCTCAAAATAAAGCAAAGTGGCAGAGTTTTTTCTCCAGGTTAAGGTGTCCGGGCTTGTAGTTTGTAATAATAGAGCTTATGTCCACTATTAGTAAGGTTGAGAGTATTTATTTCGTAGCGCCTAAGGAAGTGTGGAGTAACTTGAGAATTCTTCAACCCAGACtgatgacaaaacaaaaaaaaaaaaataacacttaacACTTTTATATTTGATTTTCCATCTGTTGTATATTTTACATGGTATCTCATTTCCATGTATATTTTCAAGAATTTAAATTTGCATCCTGTGTATCTCATGTTTTATATATAGTATTTTCCTCCAGTTTGAATGTAATGTAAGAAAACAGTGTCGAATTTTCctccaaagtttttttttttcttttctcttttcttctttctttctagtttGAGAACTAGGATATCAAGAATTATTTGTACTGCAATTTTCTACATTGTAATGTTTAGTATGTCAGAACTTTATTTCGATTTCGAAGAATTTATAGCAAATTTTATAAAACTGAAGCTTAAACAACATAAGATTTACAATTTCTCAATTATTCACGTTTTATCTCTATTATATTCAGtatcccttttcttctattttgagGACATCTATCCcaaatttccttcgtttttttctctcaatatattcattttcctatatattATAGTTTTAACGACTTCTTTTTAAATGTCTTCTTGAtttatatttctctcattttattgattttcctatttcttcaaTTTTGGCTGCTTTCGAAACCtacttcataatttttttcccatttttcatatttttctgatttttttcagttttgagTAGTTTAGAGCAATACAAACattgtccttcctttcccatttatCATACATAtacctttcctcatttttctatttaataAAGTGAAGAGCAAGATGAATATATAAGGAAGATATGTAAACACGCCTCATTTATCAATTTTcctgggtttttttttctcagttttacCGAATTTCGAAACCTCCTCCAtaacttcttttcccttttcgtcATACAATTTTCCCTCGCATTTCCTGTTTGAAGAAgctgaaaggaagggaagtaatgacaagaaaaacctaaccttaccttctttcttccttcgttttcccaTTTTATCATAGCCTTTTCCCCTAATACCATTTAATAACTCACTTGTATTATaatctattaatctatttatttttagttccaGGGAGTGGAAAGTACAGAAAGGGAgggcagggaaaaaaaattaagacaaatGTAAACACACGTCCTCTTTTGAGTCTAGATGCCCTAATGTATGTCAGGGTGAATAGGATTGCCTTCATTAGCTCCCAACATCAAAGGGCAGGGACCCGAAGGAAGGGACGCCAGCTGATAAGATTGTCATTCATCAACGGCACACAAATTGAAGTGCTGAGAAAATGTgggtagggagaggggagagagagagagagagagagagagagagagagagagagagagagagagagagagagagagagagagagagagagagtgaaaaggagggaaggttacatatttctcctttttttctcttttctttttctttgttacaatgtatttaaattctctctctctctctctctctctctctctctctctctctctctctctctctctctctctctctctctctctctctcgttcgtattttcttgtattttctcctctccctctctctgctttccttctttcactttcttccctctcttggccacctctctttccttcctatatcTCCTCCCTCCgaacctttctcctttcctcttatctcttctttttcattctctcccccctcatttttcttcttctttttcttcttctctattattattattattattattattattattattattattattattattattattattattattattactattattattgctattactactactaatactgctacttctactactactactactactactactactatcattattattatctattatcattattaggtATGAACGCAATGAAAAAGCATGTTAATTAAGGCAGATGGAATATTACTTTAATTTAGGCAtgtctggacacacacacacac
The window above is part of the Scylla paramamosain isolate STU-SP2022 chromosome 34, ASM3559412v1, whole genome shotgun sequence genome. Proteins encoded here:
- the LOC135090102 gene encoding LOW QUALITY PROTEIN: dopamine receptor 1-like (The sequence of the model RefSeq protein was modified relative to this genomic sequence to represent the inferred CDS: deleted 4 bases in 4 codons), producing MTFALVNDLLGYWPFGSEYCDIWIAFDVMCSTASIVNLCAISLDRYIHIKDPLRYGRWMTKRIVTLSIAGIWVLSALVSFLPISLKLHKPHVARDEEQQQQGGAGGDAGQLQCALELSKIYAVVSSCISFFLPCCVMLAIYSRLYLYAKRHVESIKALVRPVTLGSLEGDTSRPRKVAAPCHVSESKAATTVGIIVGTFLTCWVPFFCVNIAAAFCHECIPEVVFKTLTWFGYTNSSFNPIIYSIFNQEFRDAFKRILTSRCRPCPDYCCCCCCLNDPADVPYFSPGPPCSCSPCCGASSSRPGPSGVVVAAKGQAVSRHVEASRHNHQNGSSTALTEYTVLETATPKFSHDRSRASSGERCLILEQISAI